A window from Streptomyces sp. NBC_00335 encodes these proteins:
- a CDS encoding alpha/beta hydrolase: MLTTTGWTAVYRPASEPSPREAALASWAASRFEGRALPAPDAPAPVVERFFARLDGAQRARLAEGHPLVVGNLDGAPPGVRYRANRMALQRAVLVESARAHDITLAPADRAVAARRAHRFESLAEPGRQILVFDPTGGALVAEVFGDLGGARRVSVVVPGVDTDALTFERTVRRLTSPVGMAESLYGAERAAAPDGRTAVIAWAGYTAPTGVGMDAATGRLAVDGAARLRSLTSALPGKASVALFCHSYGSVVCGVAAHELPHRVTDIVVAGSPGMRAANATGLGTSARVWAMRDAGDWIADVPHLEFGGLGHGADPVSAEFGARVLSAAGAKSHTGYFEPGTESLDNFAKIGTGAFGSTVCAAGDDTCRRGTSGTDGP, translated from the coding sequence ATGCTCACGACCACGGGCTGGACCGCCGTCTACCGGCCCGCGAGCGAGCCGTCCCCGCGCGAGGCCGCGCTCGCCTCCTGGGCGGCGTCCCGCTTCGAGGGCCGGGCCCTGCCCGCCCCCGATGCTCCGGCGCCCGTGGTGGAACGGTTCTTCGCGCGCCTCGACGGCGCCCAGCGCGCCCGGCTCGCCGAGGGCCACCCGCTGGTGGTCGGCAATCTCGACGGCGCGCCGCCCGGCGTCCGCTACCGGGCCAACCGGATGGCCCTGCAGCGGGCCGTGCTGGTCGAGTCCGCCCGCGCACACGACATCACGCTGGCCCCCGCCGACCGCGCCGTCGCGGCCCGGCGCGCCCACCGCTTCGAGTCCCTCGCCGAGCCCGGCCGGCAGATCCTCGTCTTCGACCCGACCGGCGGCGCCCTCGTGGCCGAGGTCTTCGGCGACCTCGGCGGGGCCCGCCGGGTCTCGGTGGTCGTCCCCGGAGTCGACACCGACGCGCTCACCTTCGAGCGCACGGTGCGCCGGCTGACCTCCCCCGTGGGCATGGCGGAGTCCCTCTACGGGGCCGAGCGCGCGGCCGCCCCGGACGGCCGGACCGCGGTCATCGCCTGGGCCGGCTACACCGCCCCGACCGGCGTCGGCATGGACGCGGCGACCGGGCGCCTCGCCGTGGACGGCGCGGCCAGGCTGCGCTCGCTGACCTCCGCGCTGCCCGGAAAGGCGAGCGTGGCGCTGTTCTGCCACAGCTACGGCTCGGTGGTGTGCGGGGTGGCGGCGCACGAACTTCCGCACCGGGTCACGGACATCGTGGTGGCGGGCAGCCCCGGGATGCGCGCCGCGAACGCCACCGGACTGGGCACCTCGGCGCGGGTGTGGGCGATGCGGGACGCCGGCGACTGGATCGCGGACGTGCCCCACCTGGAGTTCGGGGGCCTGGGCCACGGGGCGGATCCGGTCTCCGCGGAGTTCGGCGCACGGGTCCTGTCGGCGGCCGGAGCCAAGAGCCACACCGGCTACTTCGAGCCAGGGACCGAATCCCTGGACAACTTCGCCAAAATCGGAACCGGTGCGTTCGGTTCCACGGTGTGCGCCGCCGGGGACGACACGTGCCGACGCGGAACATCCGGGACGGACGGTCCCTGA
- a CDS encoding MerR family transcriptional regulator yields the protein MSPTQTPLRTQTRYTISEVETRTGLTQHTLRWYERIGLMPHVDRSHSGQRRFTDKDLEWLGFVGKLRTTGMSVADMVRYAELVREGPHTAADRRELLERTRDEVRTRITELTDALAVLDYKIDTYAMRSTVAGEEDRT from the coding sequence ATGAGCCCGACCCAGACCCCCCTGCGGACGCAGACGCGGTACACGATCAGCGAGGTCGAGACCCGGACCGGTCTGACCCAGCACACCTTGCGCTGGTACGAGCGGATCGGCCTCATGCCGCACGTGGACCGCTCCCACTCGGGTCAGCGGCGGTTCACCGACAAGGACCTCGAATGGCTCGGATTCGTCGGCAAGTTGCGCACCACCGGAATGTCGGTGGCGGACATGGTCCGGTACGCCGAACTCGTCCGTGAGGGCCCGCACACCGCCGCCGACCGGCGCGAACTGCTGGAGCGCACGCGCGACGAGGTGCGCACGCGGATCACGGAACTGACCGACGCGCTCGCCGTCCTGGACTACAAGATCGACACGTATGCGATGCGCAGCACCGTCGCGGGAGAGGAAGACCGGACATGA
- a CDS encoding peptidase inhibitor family I36 protein, translated as MRTWNTTFSGRAAATATVLAATLLIPGTAESAHAAGRAPAQAPLQARTQAPARTQAAARADAPAPVRASGRTKAKGRAAGPPALGACATGQLCLWAKPEFKGARTTHELSTLDINSCTALPAGTTAQSLTNRTGRPVTTYQSAECAETGEFQTYPGDGVWLPQSPYQVRAFKVWER; from the coding sequence ATGCGTACGTGGAACACCACTTTCTCCGGCCGCGCCGCCGCCACGGCCACCGTTCTCGCCGCCACCCTGCTGATCCCGGGCACCGCGGAATCCGCCCACGCGGCGGGCCGCGCCCCGGCGCAGGCTCCCCTGCAGGCCCGGACTCAGGCTCCGGCCCGGACCCAGGCCGCGGCCCGGGCCGATGCTCCGGCCCCGGTACGGGCCTCCGGGCGGACCAAGGCGAAGGGGCGGGCCGCCGGGCCGCCGGCGCTCGGGGCCTGCGCCACCGGGCAGCTGTGCCTGTGGGCGAAGCCCGAGTTCAAGGGCGCCCGCACGACCCACGAGCTGAGCACCCTCGACATCAACAGCTGCACCGCCCTGCCCGCCGGGACCACCGCCCAGTCCCTCACCAACCGGACCGGCCGCCCGGTGACCACCTACCAGTCGGCCGAATGCGCCGAGACCGGGGAGTTCCAGACCTACCCGGGCGACGGGGTGTGGCTGCCCCAGTCGCCCTACCAGGTCAGGGCGTTCAAGGTGTGGGAGCGCTGA
- a CDS encoding MFS transporter, translating to MTSQMTVDGGDARSLDKEPGLPPVRTGLRGHPWLTLFAVAIGVMMVTLDGTIVAVANPAIQKDLGASLADVQWITNGYLLALAVSLITAGKLGDRFGHRQTFLIGIAGFAVSSAAIGFSDGVELVIGFRVAQGVFGALLMPAALGLLRATFPAEKLNMAIGIWGMVIGASTAAGPIVGGLLVENVSWQSVFFINVPVGIIALAFGLFILVDHRAEKAPRSFDVLGILLLSAGMFSLIWALIKASEWGWGDTKTLAFLGGSVLCFVAFAFWENSVSEPLIPLGMFRSVPLSAGTVLMVLMAFAFMGGLFFVTFYLQNIHGMSPVDSGLHLLPLTGMMIVGSPLAGLAITKVGPRLPLVAGMVATAVACFGMAQLTPGTSTLTMSLWFALMGLGLAPVMVGATEVIVGNAPLELSGVAGGLQQAAMQVGGSLGTAVLGAVMASKVGSVFEGNWTGAGLPPLTPEQADLAVKGIQVGISPVPAGTPEQVAATITGVAHDTFVSGMSTAFTVAGVVAVLAAVVAGFTKRGENAAAGAGAAHI from the coding sequence ATGACTAGTCAGATGACCGTCGACGGCGGGGACGCACGCTCGCTCGACAAGGAACCGGGCCTCCCGCCGGTTCGTACGGGCCTCCGGGGCCACCCGTGGCTCACCCTGTTCGCCGTCGCGATCGGCGTCATGATGGTCACCCTCGACGGCACGATCGTCGCCGTCGCCAACCCGGCGATCCAGAAGGACCTCGGCGCCTCGCTCGCCGACGTCCAGTGGATCACCAACGGCTACCTGCTGGCCCTCGCGGTCTCCCTGATCACCGCGGGCAAGCTCGGCGACCGCTTCGGCCACCGCCAGACCTTCCTCATAGGCATCGCCGGGTTCGCCGTCTCCTCGGCGGCCATCGGCTTCTCCGACGGGGTCGAGCTCGTCATCGGCTTCCGCGTCGCGCAGGGCGTCTTCGGAGCGCTGCTGATGCCGGCCGCGCTGGGCCTGCTGCGCGCGACCTTCCCCGCCGAGAAGCTCAACATGGCCATCGGCATCTGGGGCATGGTCATCGGCGCCTCGACCGCGGCCGGGCCGATCGTCGGCGGCCTGCTCGTCGAGAACGTGAGCTGGCAGTCGGTCTTCTTCATCAACGTGCCCGTCGGCATCATCGCGCTCGCCTTCGGCCTGTTCATCCTGGTCGACCACCGGGCGGAGAAGGCCCCGCGCTCCTTCGACGTCCTGGGCATCCTGCTGCTGTCGGCCGGGATGTTCTCGCTGATCTGGGCCCTGATCAAGGCCTCCGAATGGGGCTGGGGGGACACCAAGACCCTGGCCTTCCTCGGCGGGTCGGTGCTGTGCTTCGTGGCCTTCGCCTTCTGGGAGAACTCCGTCTCCGAGCCGCTGATCCCGCTCGGGATGTTCCGCTCGGTGCCGCTGTCCGCGGGCACGGTGCTGATGGTCCTGATGGCCTTCGCGTTCATGGGCGGGCTGTTCTTCGTCACCTTCTACCTGCAGAACATCCACGGCATGAGCCCCGTCGACAGCGGCCTCCACCTGCTGCCGCTGACCGGGATGATGATCGTCGGCTCGCCGCTGGCGGGCCTGGCCATCACCAAGGTCGGCCCGCGGCTGCCGCTCGTCGCGGGCATGGTCGCCACCGCCGTCGCCTGCTTCGGGATGGCCCAGCTGACCCCGGGCACCTCCACCCTCACCATGTCGCTCTGGTTCGCCCTGATGGGCCTCGGGCTCGCGCCCGTCATGGTCGGCGCCACCGAGGTCATCGTCGGCAACGCCCCGCTGGAGCTCTCGGGCGTGGCCGGCGGACTCCAGCAGGCCGCCATGCAGGTCGGCGGCAGCCTGGGCACCGCCGTGCTCGGCGCGGTCATGGCCAGCAAGGTCGGCAGCGTCTTCGAGGGCAACTGGACCGGGGCCGGGCTGCCGCCGCTCACCCCGGAGCAGGCGGACCTCGCGGTGAAGGGCATCCAGGTCGGCATCTCCCCGGTCCCGGCGGGCACGCCGGAGCAGGTCGCGGCGACCATCACGGGGGTCGCGCACGACACGTTCGTGTCAGGGATGAGCACCGCCTTCACCGTCGCCGGCGTGGTCGCGGTACTCGCCGCGGTCGTGGCCGGCTTCACGAAGCGCGGCGAGAACGCGGCGGCGGGGGCGGGCGCGGCCCACATCTAG
- a CDS encoding serine hydrolase domain-containing protein, protein MESLQSLRNIENWPVPTAAAAVVHADGTVLGSHGPVDHRFPLASVTKPLAAYAALVAYEEGAIELDEPAGPEGSTVRHLLAHTSGLAFDEHRVTAPPGQRRLYSNAGFEELGDHIAKATGIPFAAYLAEAVFEPLGMESSSLEGSPAKDGVSTVSDLLRFAAELQQPRLLDVRTVAEATSVVHPGLKGVLPGYGHQTPNDWGLGLEIRDGKAPHWTGAGSSPRTFGHFGQSGTFLWVDPDARAACVALTDRAFGPWAVEAWPPFTDAVLAELRTR, encoded by the coding sequence ATGGAGAGCTTGCAGAGTCTGCGCAACATCGAGAACTGGCCGGTCCCGACCGCCGCCGCGGCCGTCGTCCACGCCGACGGGACCGTGCTCGGCTCCCACGGCCCGGTGGACCACCGCTTCCCGCTGGCCTCCGTCACCAAGCCGCTCGCCGCCTACGCCGCCCTCGTCGCCTACGAGGAGGGCGCGATCGAGCTGGACGAGCCGGCCGGGCCCGAGGGTTCCACCGTGCGCCACCTGCTCGCGCACACCAGCGGCCTGGCCTTCGACGAGCACCGGGTGACGGCCCCTCCCGGGCAGCGCCGCCTGTACTCCAACGCCGGTTTCGAGGAGCTGGGCGACCACATCGCGAAGGCCACCGGCATCCCCTTCGCCGCGTACCTGGCCGAGGCCGTCTTCGAGCCGCTGGGCATGGAGTCGAGCAGCCTGGAGGGCTCTCCCGCCAAGGACGGCGTCTCCACCGTCAGCGACCTCCTGCGCTTCGCCGCCGAGCTGCAGCAGCCCCGGCTGCTGGACGTGCGCACCGTCGCCGAGGCCACCTCCGTGGTGCACCCCGGGCTCAAGGGCGTCCTGCCCGGCTACGGCCACCAGACCCCCAACGACTGGGGGCTCGGCCTGGAGATCCGCGACGGGAAGGCCCCGCACTGGACGGGCGCCGGCTCCTCGCCGCGCACCTTCGGCCACTTCGGGCAGTCCGGGACCTTCCTGTGGGTGGACCCGGACGCCCGCGCCGCCTGCGTGGCGCTGACGGACCGCGCCTTCGGCCCGTGGGCCGTGGAGGCCTGGCCCCCGTTCACCGACGCCGTACTCGCGGAGCTCAGGACCCGCTGA
- a CDS encoding PucR family transcriptional regulator, whose amino-acid sequence MSQPEREHSPAAHPAHPAPPHPHAATLRRLEKSSGRLAANAIARMDETLSWYRAMPPENRSWIGLVAQAGIAAFTEWFRHPDTAQAISTDVFGTAPRELTRAITLRQTVEMVRTTIEVMETAIDEVAAPGDESILREALLVYAREIAFATAQVYAQAAEARGAWDARLESLVVNAVLSGEADEGALSRAAALGWNSPEHVCVVLGTAPEGDSELTVEAIRRAARHHKLQVLTGVLGDRLVVIAGGSDNPMQVAKSLIGPFAAGAVVAGPVVPDLLNATKSAQAAAAGLKACTAWQDAPRPVLADDLLPERAIASDPSAREQLVEEIYRPLEEAGSALLETLSVYLEQASSLEGAARMLFVHPNTVRYRLRRVTDVTGWSPSDVRSAFTLRIALILGRLADGDPQS is encoded by the coding sequence GTGTCCCAACCCGAACGTGAGCATTCACCCGCGGCCCACCCCGCGCATCCGGCTCCGCCCCATCCGCACGCCGCGACGCTGCGACGGCTGGAGAAGTCCTCCGGTCGGCTCGCCGCCAACGCCATCGCGCGCATGGACGAGACGCTGTCGTGGTACCGGGCGATGCCGCCGGAGAACCGGTCCTGGATCGGCCTGGTCGCCCAGGCCGGCATCGCCGCGTTCACGGAGTGGTTCCGGCACCCCGATACCGCTCAGGCGATCTCCACCGACGTCTTCGGGACGGCTCCGCGCGAGCTGACCCGGGCGATCACCCTGCGCCAGACCGTCGAAATGGTGCGCACCACGATCGAGGTCATGGAGACCGCGATCGACGAGGTCGCGGCGCCCGGCGACGAGTCGATCCTGCGCGAGGCCCTGCTGGTGTACGCCCGGGAGATCGCCTTCGCGACCGCCCAGGTCTACGCCCAGGCCGCCGAGGCCCGCGGTGCGTGGGACGCCCGGCTGGAGTCCCTCGTGGTCAACGCGGTGCTGTCCGGGGAGGCCGACGAGGGCGCGCTGTCACGGGCCGCGGCCCTCGGCTGGAACTCCCCCGAGCACGTGTGCGTGGTGCTGGGCACGGCTCCGGAGGGCGACAGCGAGCTGACGGTCGAGGCGATCCGGCGGGCCGCCCGCCACCACAAGCTGCAGGTCCTCACGGGTGTGCTGGGCGACCGGCTCGTGGTCATCGCGGGTGGCAGCGACAATCCGATGCAGGTGGCGAAGTCGCTGATCGGGCCGTTCGCGGCGGGTGCGGTGGTCGCCGGACCGGTGGTCCCGGACCTGCTGAACGCCACGAAGTCGGCGCAGGCGGCCGCGGCCGGGCTCAAGGCCTGCACGGCCTGGCAGGACGCGCCGAGGCCGGTGCTCGCGGACGATCTCCTGCCCGAACGCGCGATCGCCTCCGACCCTTCGGCCCGCGAGCAGTTGGTGGAGGAGATCTACAGACCGCTCGAAGAGGCCGGCTCGGCGCTGCTGGAAACGCTGAGTGTCTACCTGGAGCAGGCGAGCAGCCTCGAAGGCGCCGCCCGGATGCTGTTCGTGCACCCCAATACCGTGCGCTACCGGCTCCGACGTGTGACAGACGTCACCGGCTGGTCGCCCTCGGATGTCCGCTCCGCGTTCACGCTGCGGATCGCCCTGATCCTCGGGCGTCTGGCCGACGGCGATCCTCAGTCCTAA
- a CDS encoding pirin family protein: protein MIDVRRGSDRYEGGEPHTGITTRHAFSFGPHYDPDNLRFGPVTACNEESLAPGAGFDEHPHSHTEIVTWVAEGELTHRDATGAGTLVRPGDLQHLGAASGTRHVERNDGPGPLRFVQMWLAPADPAGEPSYELVRGISDNTPYAVPAAGAVLHVRRPGAGERVAVPAAARVYLHVVRGDLRLDGADGADGAAGAVGEEEDGAELGPGDSARITGEPELALIAGSPAEVLIWEFS, encoded by the coding sequence ATGATTGATGTACGCCGAGGCTCCGACCGGTACGAGGGCGGGGAACCCCACACGGGGATCACCACCCGGCACGCCTTCTCCTTCGGCCCGCACTACGACCCCGACAACCTGCGGTTCGGCCCGGTCACGGCGTGCAACGAGGAGAGCCTCGCCCCCGGCGCGGGCTTCGACGAGCACCCCCACAGCCACACCGAGATCGTGACCTGGGTGGCCGAGGGCGAGCTCACCCACCGGGACGCCACGGGCGCCGGCACCCTGGTGCGGCCCGGAGACCTGCAGCACCTCGGCGCGGCGTCCGGGACCCGGCACGTGGAACGCAACGACGGCCCCGGGCCGCTGCGCTTCGTCCAGATGTGGCTGGCGCCGGCCGATCCGGCCGGGGAGCCCTCGTACGAGCTGGTCAGGGGAATCTCCGACAACACGCCCTACGCCGTGCCCGCGGCCGGTGCCGTACTGCACGTACGGCGTCCGGGCGCGGGCGAGCGGGTCGCCGTACCGGCCGCCGCGCGGGTGTACCTGCACGTCGTACGGGGAGACCTGCGGCTGGACGGCGCGGACGGCGCGGACGGCGCCGCCGGTGCCGTCGGCGAGGAGGAGGACGGTGCGGAGCTCGGGCCCGGGGACTCGGCGCGGATCACCGGCGAGCCGGAGCTGGCGCTGATCGCCGGATCACCGGCCGAGGTGCTGATCTGGGAGTTTTCCTAG
- a CDS encoding TetR family transcriptional regulator yields the protein MTDQRPAPAPAAGLRERKKQRTRDALLRAALLLFIAQGYEETTVDEITDAVDVSQRTFFRYFANKEEVAFAVQDLVESHFVAALRSRPPAEGPFEAMRSAVLDAWDTVDEAISDLVPIDLYMRSYRLIESTPALLAVHLRRSTDLEEQIARLIAEREGLDVDTDPRPRVAVAAFTGVMRVTGRLWGQGEDTSVAAIRRMTEAYLDQIGPALAADWRRPA from the coding sequence ATGACCGATCAGCGGCCCGCGCCCGCACCGGCCGCCGGACTGCGCGAGCGCAAGAAGCAGCGCACGCGCGACGCACTGCTGCGCGCGGCCCTCCTCCTCTTCATCGCCCAGGGGTACGAGGAGACCACCGTCGACGAGATCACCGACGCCGTGGACGTCTCCCAGCGCACCTTCTTCCGGTACTTCGCCAACAAGGAAGAGGTCGCCTTCGCCGTCCAGGACCTGGTCGAATCGCACTTCGTCGCGGCGCTGCGCTCCCGCCCGCCCGCCGAGGGCCCCTTCGAGGCGATGCGTTCGGCCGTGCTCGACGCCTGGGACACCGTCGACGAGGCCATTTCGGACCTGGTCCCCATCGACCTGTACATGCGCAGCTACCGGCTGATCGAGTCCACCCCGGCCCTGCTCGCCGTGCACCTGCGCCGCTCCACCGACCTGGAGGAGCAGATCGCCCGGCTGATAGCCGAGCGCGAGGGCCTGGACGTGGACACCGACCCGCGCCCGCGGGTGGCCGTCGCCGCGTTCACGGGCGTGATGCGCGTCACCGGCCGGCTCTGGGGACAGGGCGAGGACACCAGCGTGGCCGCCATCCGGCGGATGACCGAGGCCTACCTCGACCAGATCGGCCCGGCCCTGGCCGCCGACTGGCGCCGGCCCGCCTGA
- a CDS encoding DUF4429 domain-containing protein: MGDVLAGNHAVWEFDRTTNSLIIRFARGIRTPRLWHALGERRVPLEALSGVGLTVGRRDTVVLHARVRVGADPLMEAAAGQLRETCDPYRLVLPGGGGGTGRAAAFTEALRERLGPSGPAERFLVHVPEPPATLKAYDARLAFDGGAVTFHWSRTGATSAKWKAGDQRYPLAALTGLSWHSPERSGGHLRLLPREGAGDPRPDHDLASAVFGVGYGAVHESLPFAAAVLVGLRARAVVASGAVGSSVPGPRSWERIQHLAELHSAGLLTDAEYRALRDRFPAGA, translated from the coding sequence ATGGGTGACGTACTGGCCGGAAACCATGCCGTCTGGGAGTTCGACCGCACCACGAACTCGCTCATCATCCGCTTCGCACGGGGGATACGAACGCCCAGACTCTGGCACGCCCTGGGGGAACGCCGGGTTCCGCTCGAAGCGTTGTCCGGGGTGGGCCTGACCGTGGGACGGCGGGACACCGTGGTGCTGCACGCCCGCGTACGGGTGGGAGCGGACCCGCTGATGGAGGCCGCGGCGGGGCAGCTGAGGGAGACCTGCGATCCGTACCGGCTGGTGCTGCCCGGTGGCGGCGGCGGGACCGGACGGGCGGCGGCCTTCACCGAGGCCCTGCGCGAGCGGCTGGGACCGTCCGGACCGGCCGAGCGGTTCCTCGTCCACGTCCCGGAGCCGCCGGCCACGCTGAAGGCGTACGACGCCCGGCTCGCCTTCGACGGCGGCGCCGTCACCTTCCACTGGTCGCGCACCGGGGCCACCAGCGCCAAGTGGAAGGCGGGCGACCAGCGGTATCCGCTGGCCGCCCTGACCGGACTGTCCTGGCACTCCCCGGAACGGTCCGGCGGGCACCTGCGGCTCCTGCCCCGCGAGGGCGCCGGGGATCCCCGGCCGGACCACGATCTCGCCTCCGCGGTCTTCGGCGTGGGGTACGGAGCCGTGCACGAGTCGCTGCCGTTCGCGGCGGCGGTGCTCGTGGGGTTGCGGGCGCGGGCCGTGGTCGCCTCCGGCGCGGTGGGGTCTTCCGTGCCCGGGCCGCGGTCCTGGGAGCGGATCCAGCATCTCGCCGAGCTGCACAGTGCGGGGCTGCTCACGGACGCCGAGTACCGGGCGCTGCGGGACCGCTTCCCGGCCGGGGCCTGA
- a CDS encoding aldo/keto reductase: MTGNTVGMERAELGKGGPLVGVQGLGCMGMSEFYGDTDEAAARQTLEAALEAGVTLFDTADVYGRGANEEFLAPFVAAHRDRITLATKFAIERTDDPQYRGVRNDRAYVRGAVEDSLRRLGTEVIDLYYMHRRDPAVPFAESVGAMAELVQEGKVRHLGLSEVTGAELREAHAVHPIAALQSEWSLFSRDVERSAVGAAAELGVAFVPYSPLGRGFLTGAFADASADLTAGDFRRYQPRFTGDNARTNSALLTPVREIAAARGATPAQIALAWVHGRAAVHGLTVVPIPGTRKPTRLTENVAATRIALTAEELSLLDPIASQVAGDRYPDMSSTSAAREG, from the coding sequence ATGACCGGAAACACCGTCGGGATGGAGCGGGCCGAACTGGGCAAGGGCGGCCCGCTGGTGGGCGTCCAGGGGCTCGGCTGCATGGGCATGAGCGAGTTCTACGGGGACACCGACGAGGCGGCCGCCCGGCAGACCCTGGAAGCGGCGCTGGAGGCCGGGGTCACCCTCTTCGACACCGCCGACGTCTACGGGCGGGGCGCCAACGAGGAGTTCCTCGCACCGTTCGTGGCCGCGCACCGCGACCGGATCACCCTCGCCACGAAGTTCGCCATCGAGCGGACGGACGACCCGCAGTACCGGGGGGTCCGCAACGACCGCGCGTACGTCCGCGGCGCGGTGGAGGACAGCCTGCGCAGGCTGGGCACCGAGGTGATCGACCTCTACTACATGCACCGGCGCGATCCGGCCGTTCCGTTCGCCGAGTCGGTGGGCGCGATGGCGGAGCTGGTGCAGGAGGGCAAGGTGCGCCACCTCGGTCTCAGCGAGGTGACCGGGGCCGAGCTGCGCGAGGCGCACGCGGTGCACCCGATCGCGGCGCTCCAGTCGGAGTGGTCGCTGTTCAGCCGGGACGTGGAGCGCAGCGCGGTGGGCGCGGCGGCGGAGCTGGGCGTGGCCTTCGTGCCGTACTCCCCGCTCGGGCGCGGCTTCCTGACCGGGGCGTTCGCGGACGCCTCGGCGGACCTGACGGCCGGTGACTTCCGGCGCTACCAGCCCCGGTTCACGGGTGACAACGCGCGGACGAACAGCGCGCTGCTGACGCCGGTACGGGAGATCGCGGCGGCCCGCGGGGCCACGCCGGCCCAGATCGCCCTGGCCTGGGTGCACGGGCGTGCGGCGGTGCACGGCCTGACGGTCGTCCCGATCCCGGGCACCCGCAAGCCGACCCGCCTCACGGAGAACGTGGCGGCGACCCGCATCGCCCTGACGGCCGAGGAGCTTTCCCTCCTGGACCCGATCGCATCCCAAGTGGCCGGCGACCGCTACCCGGACATGAGCTCGACTTCGGCGGCGCGCGAGGGGTGA